One Oryza sativa Japonica Group chromosome 8, ASM3414082v1 DNA window includes the following coding sequences:
- the LOC4346351 gene encoding dehydration-responsive element-binding protein 2C produces the protein MILIHRYNQASMEMDIGEGESCCGRRKQQQQQNISSSKSRKCCPLRRSRKGCMKGKGGPENQRCPFRGVRQRTWGKWVAEIREPNRGARLWLGTFNTALDAARAYDSAARALYGDCARLNLLLAAATAGAPPAAATPSVATPCSTNDDSNNSSSTTHQQQLTTMLQLDDDNYTLQPSSSDQEDFETYVTRLPKAEDFGLEGFQEVPLDVLDEAGGGISIWDLSICPADFMATAATTTAKSS, from the coding sequence ATGATTCTGATACATCGATACAATCAAGCTAGCATGGAGATGGACATCGGCGAGGGCGAGAGCTGCTGCGGCAggcgaaagcagcagcagcagcagaatatTAGCAGCAGCAAGTCACGCAAGTGCTGCCCGCTGCGGCGGTCGCGGAAGGGGTGCATGAAGGGGAAGGGCGGGCCGGAGAACCAGCGTTGCCCCTTCCGCGGCGTCCGGCAGCGCACCTGGGGCAAGTGGGTGGCCGAGATCCGCGAGCCCAACCGCGGCGCCCGCCTCTGGCTCGGCACCTTCAACACCGCCCTCGACGCCGCCCGCGCCTACGACTCCGCCGCCAGGGCCCTCTACGGCGACTGCGCCCGCCTCAACctactcctcgccgccgccaccgccggtgctcctcctgctgctgctaccCCTTCCGTGGCCACGCCCTGCAGCACCAACGACGACTCCAACAACTCGTCTTCCACGACGCATCAGCAGCAGCTGACGACGATGCTGCAGCTGGACGACGACAACTACACGCTGCAGCCGTCGTCGTCAGATCAAGAGGACTTCGAGACGTACGTCACGCGGCTACCCAAGGCGGAGGACTTTGGGCTGGAGGGCTTCCAGGAGGTTCCACTCGACGTCCTCGACGAAGCCGGCGGTGGCATCAGCATCTGGGACCTCTCCATCTGCCCCGCCGATTtcatggccaccgccgccaccaccaccgccaaatcatcttaa
- the LOC4346348 gene encoding mediator of RNA polymerase II transcription subunit 15a produces MDGGGGGNWRPTQGADPAASGGIDPNAPAPALAGGDWRSQLQSEARNRIVNKIMDTLKKHLPVSVPEGLNELQKIAVRFEEKIYTAATSQSDYLRKISLKMLSMETKTQQNPGNAQVIQNQNPPGSVPGLPQGSNPTQSSAIPLMSQQQARQPNSTSVQSSLTNLGQNLPGVNQTSTLQNMSGMPQNTMNNGLAQGASQDIYATQRQMAGRQQQQQQSQNQLIYQQQQIMMKQKLQQNSLMQQQSLLQPTQMQSSQQPMMQIPSSLQPGQSIPQTQPMVQSSSQGGIQQNALNSVPQSVQSLLQQPTQSAMRQQQHSQSSMHPQPSLQQAQPTQQPNIPLQHQLMGQQQNLQQNQLIGQQNGAVDMPQQQRLPVQSNNLLNMQQTQQMLNQQSMPSHQQQQLGSQANISTLQQQQQQNQQQQQLLGTVPNVPNIQRMHMLQTKAVQQPQQQQHAQQSSLGLMQPQSQHNQLQQSQQHLMSQFQAQPNQLQQQLGMPQQPPMQQRLQTSAGMLLQQNNIDQQKQFMQAQRGLQEVSSSTSVDSTAQTGHTGTGTGDWQEEAYQMVKNLKDQYFPELNDLYNKISLKLQHVDNMVPPQKPTEQYEKMKNFKLMLERTMHVLQLNKGNIQPALRDKIPAYERQIISILNSQKRPRVQGQQTQFQQSAGQGPTSNIPQQQQPSQGLQQHDNHTNQMPQASMPSMSTGLQSSGAAGIQHLPASPATNFGVPATQQNVTNAPQATSNLEVTQGSNFNSLQHGSMSGALQQGSTGPMQGTLNAQQQASSSMLSHNSVGTMQANANSMQANANSLQQLKQQQQEHHMMQNQQMKRQMFQQFQQKQMLQQQLPAQQQLQKQQQSQMQVPQHHSGNDANELKVRQGAAMKPGIYQQHLAQRNNFYNQQMKQGSAFPISSPQNLQASSPQISHHSPQVDQHNLLPSQVKTGTPLQSANSPYMPSPSPPVAPSPIPVDSEKPLSNLSSSLTNTGQATHQQTNMAPQSQSIAVNTPGISASPLLAEFTSVDGNQANMPTQVLTKSSAAERPLDRLLKALRTTQRQSLSAAVSDIGSVVSMIDRIAGSAPGNGSRAAVGEDLVAMTKCRLQARNFITHDGTGTSKKMKRDTSAMPLNVSSAGSVNDSLKQTFSIGTPELQSTATSRVKWQKTEINHALMEEIHEINQQLIDTELHVCEDDAESFGATSEGTEGTVIKCTFTAVAVSPSLKSMFASAQMSPILPLRVLVPASYPKCSPVLLDKFPDEQRNSDDLSTKARSKFSILLRGLAEPMSLREIARTWDACARKVIAEYAQQTGGGSFSSSYGCWENCVGA; encoded by the exons atggatggcggcggcggcggcaactggAGGCCCACCCAGGGGGCCGACCCCGCCGCCTCTGGGGGCATCGATCCCAACGCCCCGGcccccgccctcgccggcggcgactggcGCTCCCAGCTCCAGTCGGAGGCCCGCAACAGGATCGTCAACAAGAT AATGGACACTCTGAAGAAGCATCTACCAGTATCAGTGCCTGAGGGGTTGAATGAACTTCAAAAGATAGCAGTGCGATTTGAAGAGAAAATCTATACTGCAGCCACCAGCCAG TCTGATTACTTGCGGAAGATTTCTCTAAAAATGCTCTCTATGGAGACAAAGACTCAACAGAATCCTGGAAACGCCCAAGTGATTCAAAACCAAAATCCCCCTGGCTCAG TACCTGGACTCCCTCAAGGCAGTAATCCAACACAGTCATCAGCGATCCCTTTGATGTCTCAGCAACAGGCCCGGCAGCCAAATTCTACGTCTGTCCAATCTTCTCTTACTAATCTTGGTCAGAACTTGCCAGGTGTCAACCAGACATCCACACTGCAGAACATGTCTGGCATGCCGCAGAACACTATGAATAATGGCTTGGCACAAGGCGCTTCACAAGATATATATGCTACGCAAAGGCAAATGGCAggaaggcagcagcagcagcaacaatctCAGAACCAATTAATTTACCAGCAGCAGCAAATTATGATGAAGCAGAAGTTGCAGCAAAATTCACTTATGCAACAGCAATCTTTGTTGCAGCCAACACAGATGCAATCCTCACAACAGCCAATGATGCAAATACCATCTAGCCTCCAACCCGGGCAGTCCATTCCGCAGACACAACCAATGGTACAGTCATCATCTCAGGGTGGTATTCAACAGAATGCTTTGAACTCGGTACCACAATCTGTGCAATCGTTACTCCAGCAACCTACACAATCTGCTATGAGGCAGCAGCAACACTCACAGTCCTCCATGCATCCACAGCCTTCTCTGCAGCAAGCTCAACCAACTCAGCAGCCTAACATTCCTTTGCAACATCAATTAATGGGCCAGCAGCAAAATTTACAACAAAATCAGTTAATTGGTCAGCAGAATGGTGCTGTGGATATGCCACAGCAACAGAGACTACCAGTTCAATCGAATAATCTTTTGAATATGCAGCAGACACAGCAGATGTTGAACCAGCAGTCTATGCCCTCGCACCAGCAGCAACAATTGGGCTCCCAGGCAAATATTTCAACTctacaacagcagcagcaacaaaatcagcagcaacaacagcttcTTGGAACTGTGCCTAATGTTCCGAACATTCAACGAATGCATATGCTACAAACAAAGGCAGTTCAGCaaccacagcagcagcagcatgctcAGCAGTCATCACTGGGTTTGATGCAGCCTCAATCACAACATAACCAACTTCAGCAATCACAGCAGCATCTTATGTCACAATTCCAAGCTCAACCTAACCAGCTGCAGCAACAACTGGGAATGCCGCAGCAACCTCCCATGCAACAAAGGCTTCAAACGTCAGCTGGCATGCTCTTGCAACAAAATAACATTGATCAACAAAAGCAATTTATGCAGGCACAAAGGGGCCTTCAAGAAGTTTCGTCTAGCA CATCTGTGGACTCCACTGCCCAAACAGGTCATACAGGTACAGGTACAGGAGATTGGCAAGAGGAGGCATATCAAATG GTGAAGAACTTAAAGGACCAATATTTTCCTGAATTAAATGATTTGTACAATAAGATCTCTTTGAAGCTACAGCATGTTGACAACATGGTTCCACCTCAAAAGCCAACAGAACAGTATGAAAAGATGAAGAATTTCAAACTGATGTTGGAGCGTACAATGCATGTTCTGCAATTGAACAAGGGCAACATTCAGCCTGCCCTTAGGGACAAAATTCCTGCGTACGAGAGGCAAATTATCAGTATCCTAAATTCGCAAAAGAGGCCAAGGGTGCAAGGCCAGCAGACACAATTTCAACAATCTGCTGGGCAAGGTCCTACCTCTAACATTCCGCAACAACAACAACCTTCCCAAGGTTTGCAGCAGCATGATAACCATACTAATCAGATGCCTCAAGCAAGCATGCCAAGTATGAGCACCGGATTACAATCCTCAGGTGCAGCTGGTATCCAACATTTACCTGCATCCCCAGCAACAAACTTTGGTGTTCCAGCAACACAGCAAAATGTCACAAATGCACCACAGGCTACCTCTAATTTGGAGGTTACTCAAGGAAGCAATTTTAATTCTTTGCAGCATGGTTCAATGAGTGGTGCTTTGCAACAGGGAAGCACTGGGCCCATGCAGGGTACACTGAATGCACAACAGCAGGCCAGTAGTAGCATGTTATCTCACAACTCAGTAGGTACAATGCAGGCTAATGCCAATTCCATGCAAGCCAACGCAAATTCATTACAGCAGCtgaagcagcaacagcaggaGCATCATATGATGCAGAATCAGCAAATGAAGCGTCAAATGTTTCAGCAGTTCCAGCAAAAACAAATGCTTCAGCAGCAACTCCCAGCACAGCAACAATTACAGAAACAGCAGCAATCACAGATGCAGGTTCCACAGCATCATTCTGGAAATGATGCAAACGAGCTGAAGGTTAGACAAGGAGCTGCAATGAAACCTGGGATTTATCAACAGCACTTGGCTCAGCGCAATAACTTTTATAATCAGCAAATGAAACAGGGCAGTGCTTTCCCAATTTCGTCACCACAAAACCTCCAAGCATCATCCCCCCAAATTTCACACCATTCTCCTCAGGTTGATCAGCACAATCTCTTGCCGTCTCAAGTGAAGACCGGGACACCATTGCAGTCAGCTAACTCACCATATATGCCATCTCCATCGCCACCTGTTGCCCCGTCTCCTATACCAGTGGATTCAGAGAAACCACTCTCCAATTTATCATCATCACTTACTAATACTGGTCAGGCTACACATCAGCAAACAAACATGGCGCCTCAGTCACAATCAATCGCCGTTAACACTCCAGGGATCTCGGCCTCACCCTTGTTGGCAGAATTTACAAGTGTTGATGGAAATCAGGCTAACATGCCAACCCAAGTTCTAACCAAATCAAGTGCAGCAGAAAGGCCTTTAGACCGCTTACTTAAAGCG TTGCGGACAACACAACGCCAGTCCTTGAGTGCTGCAGTAAGCGACATAGGTTCTGTTGTCAGCATGATTGACAGGATTGCTGGGTCTGCGCCTGGTAATGGTTCTAGAGCTGCTGTTGGTGAAGATTTAGTTGCTATGACAAAGTGCCGATTGCAAGCCAGGAATTTCATAACACATGATGGGACCGGTACATCAAAGAAAATGAAGCGTGACACTAGTGCTATGCCTCTTAATGTGTCATCAGCTGGAAGTGTTAATGACAGTTTGAAGCAAACATTCAGCATAGGTACCCCTGAATTGCAGTCAACTGCAACCTCACGTGTAAAGTGGCAAAAAACCGAG ATAAACCATGCTCTTATGGAGGAAATACATGAGATAAACCAACAGCTCATAGATACAGAGCTCCATGTTTGCGAGGATGATGCTGAGTCTTTTGGTGCTACATCAGAAGGGACAGAAGGGACAGTCATCAAATGCACATTTACTGCTGTGGCTGTTAGCCCCAGCTTGAAGTCCATGTTTGCATCAGCACAGATG AGTCCAATTTTGCCATTGAGGGTGCTTGTCCCCGCTAGCTACCCTAAGTGCTCCCCGGTTCTCCTAGACAAGTTCCCAGATGAACAAAG AAACTCGGATGACCTGTCGACCAAAGCGAGGTCGAAGTTCAGCATATTGCTTCGGGGTTTAGCTGAGCCCATGTCACTAAGAGAAATTGCGAGGACGTGGGACGCGTGTGCCCGCAAAGTAATTGCTGAGTATGCTCAACAGACTGGTGGAGGCAGTTTCAGTTCGAGCTATGGTTGTTGGGAAAATTGCGTGGGTGCTTAA